A region of Emcibacter nanhaiensis DNA encodes the following proteins:
- a CDS encoding PAS domain-containing protein gives MFIYPVELSDLKHDVHRNLFQYWNKIRGNRSMPSRKDFEPTEVPNVLKHILMVNVEQATGRYLIRLLGSETVQALGADPTGQYVDSIPVISRVVERCNWIVENKIPYYYQGNVEWSEKNFLEYRSITFPFSDDGETVDIIMAAMVYLFPEST, from the coding sequence ATGTTTATATATCCGGTTGAGCTGTCGGACCTGAAGCATGATGTTCACAGGAACCTGTTTCAATATTGGAACAAAATTAGAGGCAACCGATCCATGCCAAGCCGAAAGGATTTCGAGCCGACAGAGGTGCCCAATGTGTTGAAACATATCCTTATGGTGAATGTTGAGCAAGCTACAGGTCGGTATCTGATCCGGCTGCTTGGATCGGAAACAGTACAAGCCTTGGGTGCAGATCCCACAGGTCAATATGTAGATAGTATTCCCGTCATTTCCCGAGTTGTGGAACGTTGCAATTGGATCGTTGAAAACAAGATCCCCTATTACTACCAAGGCAACGTTGAATGGTCGGAAAAAAACTTCCTTGAATATCGGTCTATAACGTTCCCTTTTTCCGACGACGGAGAAACTGTTGATATCATAATGGCCGCTATGGTTTACCTCTTTCCAGAGTCGACCTGA
- a CDS encoding PAS domain-containing protein translates to MNNSKGIFFPMFKAPVQLSDLEYDVHKELFSYWDKIRGSKPMPSRTDFDPIDVPGLLTHISMVDIEPETGRYKYRLVGSETVTGVGEDYTGRYLDELPVMSGVIERYNWMLENKIPYLYRGQFIWSKKDYLDYCALNLPFSDDGVTVNIIMTGVVCFLSNHTERQYPRKR, encoded by the coding sequence ATGAATAATAGTAAAGGTATCTTTTTTCCAATGTTTAAAGCCCCCGTTCAGCTATCCGACTTGGAATATGATGTCCATAAAGAACTGTTTTCCTACTGGGACAAAATCAGGGGGTCAAAACCCATGCCAAGCCGAACGGATTTTGATCCCATTGATGTTCCTGGACTGCTGACACATATCTCTATGGTTGATATAGAGCCCGAGACCGGAAGATACAAGTATCGACTGGTCGGTTCCGAAACAGTCACTGGTGTAGGGGAGGATTATACGGGAAGATATCTTGATGAGCTTCCTGTCATGTCTGGAGTAATCGAGCGATATAACTGGATGCTTGAGAATAAAATACCTTACCTCTACAGGGGGCAATTCATCTGGTCGAAGAAAGACTATCTTGACTATTGTGCCTTAAACCTTCCCTTTTCTGACGATGGCGTGACTGTCAACATTATCATGACTGGCGTAGTCTGTTTCTTGTCAAATCATACAGAACGTCAATATCCCAGGAAGAGATGA